GGCCATGAGCCCGACGTATCCATTGCGGATTTCGTGGCCGACAAACGGGCGGCCACCCCGTCCCACGCGGCCCAGGAACTGTGGCCGAGGCGCGAGACCCTGGCCCAGAAAGTGGACGTGCTGGATCTGGGCCTGACCCGGGCTTACGCGTCCTGGCTGTCGGGCAAGGAGGGCGGGTTCGAGCACCTGCGCAAGGCGCTGGTCTGGCTGTCGCCCCAGCGGCGGCTGGAGCGCATGGAAGACCGCTTCTCCGCGCTCATGTCCCGATTGCAGGGCGCGGGGTTGGACCATTATTTCGAACGCGCCGGGCAGGGCGCGCGGGCGGCCGAAGGGTTGTCGCGCGCATTCGGCACACACAAGCTGGACGGGTTGTCGCGTGACGCTGCCGGGTTGGCGCACCGCCTGGACCGGGCCTTCGGGCCGGGGAAAGTGGACGGCATGGCCGATGGCGTGGACGGCCTTGGACGCCGGCTGGAAAAGGCTGGTCGGGGAGCCTGCGAGGGGGCGGGCCAGCAGTTGGCCATGCTGGAGACGGCTCTGCGCGGGCTGGACCCCGAAGGGCCGCTTGAACGAGGGTACGCCCTGGTGCGCGTCGCCGGGACCGGTGAATTTTTACGTGACCCGAGAAGGGTGACGAAGGGCGACGCACTTGATATCACGGTTCGTGACGGCCGAGTGGCGGCCACGGTGACGGACACCCGACCCAACGAGGAATAGAGGTTTATGCGACGGATTTTTCTGCTGGTGATGTTGGCGGCTTTGCTTGGCTTTTCCATGAACGTCATGGCGCAGGAGCAGGCTCCCGGCCAGGCTTTCGGGCTTCAGGAGGGGGACAGCCCCGCCCTGGTGACCGGGGACGACGCCCAGGCGGAGAAAGAGCCTGAGTCCGCGCCGGTCACGTCGGCTCCGGCTCTGGTTCTGGCCGCTCCGAGCAAGGCCGGAGTGGGCAAGCCGTTTTTGGTCAGGCTGACGTCGGACCTTCCGCTGGAATCGGTGTCCGTTCACTGGCAGGGACGTGAGGTGGTCCCGTCCATCTCGGTCTGGAACAACCGGCACGTGGCTCTGGCCATGCTGGGTACCGATGTCCTGTCCGAGCGCCCCGGTAAGGAGGACCTTGTGGTCATCGCCTCGGTGGACGGCAAGGAGAGCACCCTGCGCCGCACCGTGCGCATCGTCCCGGAGAATTATCCCAAGCAGGAACTGACCCTGCCCGAGAAGATGGTCACCCCGCCCAAGGGCGTGTACGAGCGCATCGAGGCCGAGCACGAGCAGACCACTGAGGCCAAGAACACGGTTTCGGCCATGCGCATGTGGCGGTTGCCGCTCGAGCGGCCCGTCCAGGGCAAGGTCCTGTCCGTGTACGGTGCGCAGCGCATCCTCAACGGCAAGCCCAAGAACCCGCACCGTGGCCTGGATTTCCGCTCCCCCATGGGCAACCCGATCAAATGCGTGGCGGACGGGAAGGTCATTCTGGTGGGCGACCACTATTACGCCGGCAACTCGGTCTATGTTGACCACGGTAACGGCGTTGTCTCCATGTATTTCCATATGTCCGAGCCCACGGTGAAGGAAGGCGACGAGGTCAAGCGCGGCCAGACAGTGGGGCTGACCGGCATGACCGGCCGGGCCACCGGACCGCACCTGCACTTCTCCCTGTCGGTCCTGGGCGATCTGGTCGATCCCGCGCCGCTGTTTACGACAACTGCCGACAATATGCTGCAATAACAATTGGTTGATTGGTTCCTATGATATATCGCAAACTTTTCGGTAAGCGGCTTTTGCCGCTGGCCGTGAGTCTCGCTCTAATGCTCTGTCTCGGGTTGCCGGGCATGGTCCGGGCGGGCGACATGGTCGATGTCCAGGCCCCGTCAGACATGGGCAGGGGCAAGGCCTTCATGGTTCGTATCGGTACCTGGTATCCTCTTGAGGATCTGGAGGTGCGCTGGAACGGCAGGAGCGTGCATCCGGCCGTTACCCTGACCGGCGAGCGGTCCGAGGCCGTGCTGTTGCTCGGAGTGGGGCTGCGCGGACAGACCGGTGCGTATCCGCTGGAGGTGGTGGCCCATATCTGGGGGCATGAGCGCCGGTTTTCCAGGACCATCGAGGTTGGGGAATCCCAGTGGGGTATCGAGACGCTGTCCGTTGCCCCCAAGATGGTTCGTCCGCCCGCATCCGAACAGGCGCGCATCGAGAAGGACCGGGAGCTGCTCAAGGCCGCCCTGGATCAGGCCTCGCCGGAGCGATACTGGAACGCGCCGTTGCACCGGCCGGTCAAGGGCAAGATGCTCAGCCGGTTCGGGCTCTACCGTACTTTCAACGGTAACGTGGCGGCTAGGCACACGGGACTGGATTTCCGTGCCTGGCTCGGTACCCCCATCCATGCGGTGGCCGCCGG
The sequence above is a segment of the uncultured Pseudodesulfovibrio sp. genome. Coding sequences within it:
- a CDS encoding M23 family metallopeptidase, producing MRRIFLLVMLAALLGFSMNVMAQEQAPGQAFGLQEGDSPALVTGDDAQAEKEPESAPVTSAPALVLAAPSKAGVGKPFLVRLTSDLPLESVSVHWQGREVVPSISVWNNRHVALAMLGTDVLSERPGKEDLVVIASVDGKESTLRRTVRIVPENYPKQELTLPEKMVTPPKGVYERIEAEHEQTTEAKNTVSAMRMWRLPLERPVQGKVLSVYGAQRILNGKPKNPHRGLDFRSPMGNPIKCVADGKVILVGDHYYAGNSVYVDHGNGVVSMYFHMSEPTVKEGDEVKRGQTVGLTGMTGRATGPHLHFSLSVLGDLVDPAPLFTTTADNMLQ
- a CDS encoding M23 family metallopeptidase, coding for MSLALMLCLGLPGMVRAGDMVDVQAPSDMGRGKAFMVRIGTWYPLEDLEVRWNGRSVHPAVTLTGERSEAVLLLGVGLRGQTGAYPLEVVAHIWGHERRFSRTIEVGESQWGIETLSVAPKMVRPPASEQARIEKDRELLKAALDQASPERYWNAPLHRPVKGKMLSRFGLYRTFNGNVAARHTGLDFRAWLGTPIHAVAAGKVVLIRHLYYAGNSVLVDHGNGFFTMYCHLSKTKVKEGDMVESGQVVGLSGATGRVTGAHLHLAAFVLGAVVDPEPFFVGNFSKEINEKIINTDSNK